From the Cucurbita pepo subsp. pepo cultivar mu-cu-16 chromosome LG05, ASM280686v2, whole genome shotgun sequence genome, one window contains:
- the LOC111795060 gene encoding growth hormone-regulated TBC protein 1-like, with translation MFGTQSKRDIALELQAQIPVLRPSIHARRANITVKFQDLYGFTVEGNVDDVNVLNEVREKVRQQGRVWWALEANKGANWYLEPSVSEGIALKSSLKLSTLANAITLKKLIRKGIPPVLRPKVWFSLSGAAKKKSTVPESYYNDLTKAVEGKVTPATRQIDHDLPRTFPGHAWLDTPEGHAALRRVLVGYSFRDSDVGYCQGLNYVAALLLLVMKTEEDAFWMLAVLLENVLVSDCYTTNLSGCHVEQRVFKDLLTKKCPRIAAHLEALDFDVSLVATEWFLCLFSKSLPSETTLRVWDVLFYEGAKVLFHVALAIFKMKEDELLVTHHVGDVINILQKTTHYLFDPDDLLTVAYDKIGSMTTNTISKQRKKQEPAVMAELDQRLRRLNSQVNDKEHHPFPPVKSS, from the exons ATGTTTGGGACTCAAAGCAAAAGAGATATTGCTCTTGAATTGCAAGCTCAGATTCCAGTTCTAAGGCCGAGCATCCATGCGAGGAGGGCGAATATCACAGTTAAGTTTCAAGATCTATATGGGTTCACAGTGGAAGGCAATGTGGATGATGTTAATGTGTTGAATGAAGTGAGGGAAAAGGTTAGGCAACAGGGTCGTGTTTGGTGGGCATTGGAGGCCAACAAAGGCGCTAATTGGTACTTGGAACCCTCTGTTTCTGAAGGGATTGCTCTCAAATCTTCTCTCAAATTGTCCACTCTTGCTAATGCCATCACTTTGAAGAAGTTGATTAGGAAGGGGATTCCTCCTGTTCTTCGCCCTAAGGTTTGGTTCTCCTTATCCGGAGCTGCAAAGAAGAAATCCACTGTTCCTGAGAGCTATTACAATGATTTGACCAAGGCTGTTGAAGGGAAAGTCACGCCTGCTACTAGGCAGATTGATCAT GACTTGCCGCGTACTTTTCCTGGTCATGCTTGGTTAGACACTCCAGAAGGTCATGCCGCTCTTCGACGTGTTCTTGTTGGGTATTCCTTCCGGGACTCGGATGTTGGATACTGTCAG GGCTTAAACTATGTTGCTGCGTTGTTATTGCTTGTGATGAAAACAGAAGAAGATGCTTTTTGGATGCTAGCTGTTCTCTTAGAAAATGTTTTAGTTAGTGACTGTTACACGACCAACTTGTCAGGATGTCATGTCGAGCAAAGGGTGTTCAAAGATTTACTTACCAAGAAGTGTCCCAG GATAGCTGCCCATTTGGAAGCTTTGGATTTCGATGTCTCCCTTGTCGCTACGGAGTGGTTCCTCTGTCTTTTCTCGAAAAGCCTACCTTCTGAG ACGACTCTACGTGTTTGGGATGTCCTTTTCTACGAGGGGGcaaaagttttgtttcatgTGGCTTTGGCTATCTTTAAG ATGAAGGAAGACGAGTTACTCGTAACCCATCATGTGGGAGATGTGATTAATATTCTACAAAAAACTACACATTACCTATTTGATCCCGACGATCTACTGACG GTAGCATATGACAAGATCGGATCGATGACTACGAACACCATATCAAAGCAAAGGAAAAAGCAAGAACCAGCCGTTATGGCCGAGCTGGATCAGAGATTGAGGCGACTAAATTCCCAAGTGAACGACAAAGAACATCATCCATTCCCTCCCGTCAAGTCGAGCTGA
- the LOC111795909 gene encoding acanthoscurrin-2-like isoform X3 — protein sequence MKSKGFLLVCLLLVSALVVSWAIEAHTSEDEQQVSENVAQEVEEAKHGHGGGGYGGGGSGGGGQGGSGSGGGGHGGGGSGGGGQGGGGYGGGGSGGSGSGGGGKGGGGYGGGGSGGGGKGGGGSGGGGKGGGGSGSGGGGKGGGGYGGGGKGGGGSGSGGGGKGGGGKGGGGYGGGGGGGGGGYGGGGGGYEESEYTRGGRGGWKGGGGGKGGGGGKGGGGGK from the exons ATGAAGTCCAAAGGTTTTCTGCTTGTGTGTCTTCTGCTTGTGTCTGCTTTGGTGGTGTCGTGGGCTATAGAAGCTCACACAAGCGAAGATGAGCAACAAG TTTCAGAGAATGTAGCCCAGGAGGTTGAAGAGGCTAAACATGGGCATGGTGGCGGCGGTTATGGAGGCGGTGGGTCTGGCGGCGGCGGTCAAGGTGGAAGTGGGTCTGGTGGCGGCGGTCATGGCGGAGGTGGGTCTGGTGGCGGTGGTCAAGGCGGAGGTGGTTATGGTGGCGGTGGGTCTGGTGGTAGTGGATCTGGCGGTGGCGGCAAAGGAGGAG GTGGATATGGCGGTGGAGGGTCTGGCGGAGGAGGGAAAGGAGGCGGTGGCAGTGGCGGAGGTGGGAAAGGAGGCGGTGGCAGTGGCAGTGGCGGAGGAGGGAAAGGAGGTGGTGGATACGGCGGAGGTGGAAAAGGAGGCGGTGGGAGTGGCAGTGGAGGAGGAGGGAAAGGCGGAGGAGGGAAAGGAGGCGGGGGAtacggcggaggaggaggaggaggaggtggagggtacggaggaggaggaggaggttaTGAAGAGAGTGAGTATACAAGAGGAGGACGAGGAGGGTGGAAGGGAGGAGGTGGAGGAaaaggcggcggcggcggaaaaggtggcggcggcggaaAGTGA
- the LOC111795909 gene encoding acanthoscurrin-2-like isoform X1: MKSKGFLLVCLLLVSALVVSWAIEAHTSEDEQQVSENVAQEVEEAKHGHGGGGYGGGGSGGGGQGGSGSGGGGHGGGGSGGGGQGGGGYGGGGSGGSGSGGGGKGGGGSGGSGSGGGGKGGGGYGGGGSGGGGKGGGGSGGGGKGGGGSGSGGGGKGGGGYGGGGKGGGGSGSGGGGKGGGGKGGGGYGGGGGGGGGGYGGGGGGYEESEYTRGGRGGWKGGGGGKGGGGGKGGGGGK; this comes from the exons ATGAAGTCCAAAGGTTTTCTGCTTGTGTGTCTTCTGCTTGTGTCTGCTTTGGTGGTGTCGTGGGCTATAGAAGCTCACACAAGCGAAGATGAGCAACAAG TTTCAGAGAATGTAGCCCAGGAGGTTGAAGAGGCTAAACATGGGCATGGTGGCGGCGGTTATGGAGGCGGTGGGTCTGGCGGCGGCGGTCAAGGTGGAAGTGGGTCTGGTGGCGGCGGTCATGGCGGAGGTGGGTCTGGTGGCGGTGGTCAAGGCGGAGGTGGTTATGGTGGCGGTGGGTCTGGTGGTAGTGGATCTGGCGGTGGCGGCAAAGGAGGAGGTGGATCTGGTGGTAGTGGATCTGGCGGTGGCGGTAAAGGGGGAGGTGGATATGGCGGTGGAGGGTCTGGCGGAGGAGGGAAAGGAGGCGGTGGCAGTGGCGGAGGTGGGAAAGGAGGCGGTGGCAGTGGCAGTGGCGGAGGAGGGAAAGGAGGTGGTGGATACGGCGGAGGTGGAAAAGGAGGCGGTGGGAGTGGCAGTGGAGGAGGAGGGAAAGGCGGAGGAGGGAAAGGAGGCGGGGGAtacggcggaggaggaggaggaggaggtggagggtacggaggaggaggaggaggttaTGAAGAGAGTGAGTATACAAGAGGAGGACGAGGAGGGTGGAAGGGAGGAGGTGGAGGAaaaggcggcggcggcggaaaaggtggcggcggcggaaAGTGA
- the LOC111795909 gene encoding acanthoscurrin-2-like isoform X2: MKSKGFLLVCLLLVSALVVSWAIEAHTSEDEQQENVAQEVEEAKHGHGGGGYGGGGSGGGGQGGSGSGGGGHGGGGSGGGGQGGGGYGGGGSGGSGSGGGGKGGGGSGGSGSGGGGKGGGGYGGGGSGGGGKGGGGSGGGGKGGGGSGSGGGGKGGGGYGGGGKGGGGSGSGGGGKGGGGKGGGGYGGGGGGGGGGYGGGGGGYEESEYTRGGRGGWKGGGGGKGGGGGKGGGGGK; the protein is encoded by the exons ATGAAGTCCAAAGGTTTTCTGCTTGTGTGTCTTCTGCTTGTGTCTGCTTTGGTGGTGTCGTGGGCTATAGAAGCTCACACAAGCGAAGATGAGCAACAAG AGAATGTAGCCCAGGAGGTTGAAGAGGCTAAACATGGGCATGGTGGCGGCGGTTATGGAGGCGGTGGGTCTGGCGGCGGCGGTCAAGGTGGAAGTGGGTCTGGTGGCGGCGGTCATGGCGGAGGTGGGTCTGGTGGCGGTGGTCAAGGCGGAGGTGGTTATGGTGGCGGTGGGTCTGGTGGTAGTGGATCTGGCGGTGGCGGCAAAGGAGGAGGTGGATCTGGTGGTAGTGGATCTGGCGGTGGCGGTAAAGGGGGAGGTGGATATGGCGGTGGAGGGTCTGGCGGAGGAGGGAAAGGAGGCGGTGGCAGTGGCGGAGGTGGGAAAGGAGGCGGTGGCAGTGGCAGTGGCGGAGGAGGGAAAGGAGGTGGTGGATACGGCGGAGGTGGAAAAGGAGGCGGTGGGAGTGGCAGTGGAGGAGGAGGGAAAGGCGGAGGAGGGAAAGGAGGCGGGGGAtacggcggaggaggaggaggaggaggtggagggtacggaggaggaggaggaggttaTGAAGAGAGTGAGTATACAAGAGGAGGACGAGGAGGGTGGAAGGGAGGAGGTGGAGGAaaaggcggcggcggcggaaaaggtggcggcggcggaaAGTGA
- the LOC111795911 gene encoding translation machinery-associated protein 7-like, giving the protein MSSKQGGKAKPLKQPKADKKEYDEVDMANMQKKKDEEKALRELRAKAQQKGTFGGAGLKKSGKK; this is encoded by the exons ATGTCTTCCAAGCAAG GAGGGAAAGCAAAGCCTCTGAAGCAACCCAAGGCTGATAAGAAAGAATACGACGAG GTTGATATGGCCAATATgcaaaagaagaaggatgagGAAAAG GCGCTCAGGGAGCTTAGAGCAAAGGCCCAACAGAAGGGGACATTTGGAGGTGCTGGACTCAAGAAGAGTGGGAAGAAATGA